One window of the Salvia miltiorrhiza cultivar Shanhuang (shh) chromosome 6, IMPLAD_Smil_shh, whole genome shotgun sequence genome contains the following:
- the LOC130988512 gene encoding uncharacterized protein LOC130988512: MLILQPCFTALPLSPPNKFRPFRRAKPLRYPGLHPPATRLTTKTLQAQLESNGFRGGDDEELDDAIDVSWAGGGFGGREVEDKDYDKDPEFAEILGSCIDDPDKAKSKMEERLRKKRNKILHTKTGSANPMKVHFNKFDFSNSYIWLEFYNAPLEQDISLVSDTIRSWHIVGRLGGCNSMNMQLSQAPLDIRPSYDAIQGANVTPTAFYNIGDLEVQHNLARIWVDIGTVEPLLLDILINALTQISSDYVGIKQVMFGGSEFEGWEENLKSEDVGYSVHKI; this comes from the exons ATGCTTATCCTCCAACCCTGTTTCACCGCTCTTCCGTTATCGCCGCCAAACAAATTTCGCCCCTTCCGACGCGCCAAACCGCTGCGTTATCCCGGGCTACACCCACCTGCCACGCGGCTGACGACCAAGACTCTGCAGGCCCAGCTGGAAAGCAATGGTTTTCGTGGTGGAGATGATGAAGAGCTTGATGATGCCATCGATGTTTCGTGGGCTGGAGGCGGCTTTGGGGGTCGAGAAGTTGAAGACAAGGATTACGACAAAGATCCTGAGTTTGCCGAGATTCTCGGCTCCTGTATCGATGACCCGGATAAAGCTAAGTCCAAA ATGGAGGAGAGACTGAGGAAGAAAAGGAACAAGATACTGCACACCAAAACTGGTTCAGCAAATCCAATGAAGGTGCATTTTAACAA ATTTGATTTCTCAAACTCATATATATGGTTGGAGTTCTACAATGCCCCACTTGAGCAAGATATTTCGTTGGTCAGCGAT ACAATTCGATCATGGCACATTGTTGGACGGCTTGGTGGATGCAACTCTATGAATATGCAG TTATCACAAGCTCCTTTGGACATAAGACCAAGTTACGATGCTATTCAAGGAGCGAATGTCACCCCAACTGCATTTTACAACATAGGCGACCTTGAGGTCCAACATAACTTAGCTCGAATATG GGTTGATATTGGCACTGTGGAACCTTTACTCTTGGATATTTTGATTAATGCTCTAACACAAATAAGCTCTGA TTATGTCGGGATCAAGCAAGTGATGTTTGGTGGATCTGAATTTGAGGGCTGGGAGGAAAACTTGAAATCCGAGGATGTAGGATACAGTGTTCACAAGATCTAA
- the LOC130988514 gene encoding uncharacterized protein LOC130988514 isoform X1 produces the protein MQKLARKLRKSAGDVDDDDDYSLPTRDDSRPIDVQEQEELVRSLEKIHAQQSLIWRSVFAGLVSCYVIFLVYSMYQQAFSPWDLQYHAYFMYEIDSGSIVAAELVAVLICLMIITGLMHNSKRHHLWLWYSFVPGTLLAIFWLHHMLRLAKFRWEIMWVPLGPLCGAGVCLYVDNLLNGSSEEVRKLRGYMYAYKAY, from the exons ATGCAGAAGCTCGcgagaaaattgagaaaatcGGCGGGGGATGTGGATGACGACGACGACTACTCTCTTCCAACTCGGGACGACTCCCGTCCGATTGACGTACAAG AGCAAGAGGAATTAGTCCGGTCCCTGGAGAAGATTCACGCCCAACAGTCTCTTATATGGAGG AGTGTGTTCGCCGGACTGGTTTCGTGTTACGTGATTTTCCTGGTTTATTCAATGTATCAACAAGCTTTTTCTCCCTGGGATTTG CAGTATCATGCATACTTCATGTATGAGATCGACTCAGGGAGCATTGTAGCTGCAG AGCTGGTAGCTGTTCTCATATGTTTAATGATCATCACTGGCCTTATGCATAACTCAAAACGCCATCATCTTTGGCTTTGGTACTCATTTGTCCCTGGTACATTATTGGCAATCTTCTGGTTGCACCACATGCTGAG GTTGGCAAAGTTTAGATGGGAAATCATGTgggttcctttggggccattgTG TGGAGCAGGAGTCTGCCTTTATGTGGACAATTTACTCAATGGTTCCTCTGAAGAAGTCAGGAAACTTCGCGGATATATGTATGCTTACAAGGCTTACTAA
- the LOC130988514 gene encoding uncharacterized protein LOC130988514 isoform X2 — protein MQKLARKLRKSAGDVDDDDDYSLPTRDDSRPIDVQEQEELVRSLEKIHAQQSLIWRQYHAYFMYEIDSGSIVAAELVAVLICLMIITGLMHNSKRHHLWLWYSFVPGTLLAIFWLHHMLRLAKFRWEIMWVPLGPLCGAGVCLYVDNLLNGSSEEVRKLRGYMYAYKAY, from the exons ATGCAGAAGCTCGcgagaaaattgagaaaatcGGCGGGGGATGTGGATGACGACGACGACTACTCTCTTCCAACTCGGGACGACTCCCGTCCGATTGACGTACAAG AGCAAGAGGAATTAGTCCGGTCCCTGGAGAAGATTCACGCCCAACAGTCTCTTATATGGAGG CAGTATCATGCATACTTCATGTATGAGATCGACTCAGGGAGCATTGTAGCTGCAG AGCTGGTAGCTGTTCTCATATGTTTAATGATCATCACTGGCCTTATGCATAACTCAAAACGCCATCATCTTTGGCTTTGGTACTCATTTGTCCCTGGTACATTATTGGCAATCTTCTGGTTGCACCACATGCTGAG GTTGGCAAAGTTTAGATGGGAAATCATGTgggttcctttggggccattgTG TGGAGCAGGAGTCTGCCTTTATGTGGACAATTTACTCAATGGTTCCTCTGAAGAAGTCAGGAAACTTCGCGGATATATGTATGCTTACAAGGCTTACTAA
- the LOC130988517 gene encoding meiotic nuclear division protein 1 homolog has protein sequence MSKKRGLSLEEKREKMLQIFYDSQDFFLLKELEKSGPKKGVIMQSVKDVVQSLVDDDLVFKDKIGTSVYFWSLPSCAGNQLRNIQKKLDADLQSSEKRYVELNEQCSDLKKGREESDEREEALDELKAIEKKYNELKDEISQYSDNDPATFEAMKQATEVALAAANRWTDNIFTLRQWCSKNFPQAKEQLEQLYNEVGITDDIDYLELPSPVPLCSNCDPMLEGNL, from the exons ATG TCAAAAAAAAGAGGGCTCTCTTTGGAAGAGAAACGTGAGAAAATGCTACAGATTTTCTATGACTCTCAGGACTTCTTCCTT CTGAAGGAGCTTGAGAAATCGGGCCCCAAAAAGGGTGTAATTATGCAGTCAGTGAAAGATGTTGTCCAAAGTCTAGTAGACGATGACCTTGTTTTCAAAGACAAGATTGGAACTTCT GTATACTTTTGGAGTCTTCCTAGCTGTGCTGGTAACCAG TTAAGAAATATACAGAAAAAGCTCGATGCTGATCTCCAGAGTAGTGAAAAACGATATGTAGAACTTAATGAACAGTGCAGTGATTTGAAGAAGGGACGAGAGGAATCT GATGAAAGGGAGGAGGCTCTTGATGAACTTAAAGCTATTGAGAAGAAATATAACGAGCTCAAG GATGAAATTTCACAATACTCGGACAATGATCCAGCTACATTTGAGGCAATGA AGCAAGCGACTGAGGTAGCTCTTGCAGCAGCTAATAGATGGACAG ATAACATCTTCACACTGCGACAATGGTGCTCAAAAAACTTTCCTCAGGCAAAAGAACAACTCGAGCAACTATACAATGAG GTCGGAATAACTGACGACATTGACTATTTGGAGTTACCTTCACCAGTTCCACTTTGCTCTAACTGTGACCCGATGCTCGAAGGGAATCTTTGA
- the LOC130988514 gene encoding uncharacterized protein LOC130988514 isoform X3 — protein MQKLARKLRKSAGDVDDDDDYSLPTRDDSRPIDVQEQEELVRSLEKIHAQQSLIWRYHAYFMYEIDSGSIVAAELVAVLICLMIITGLMHNSKRHHLWLWYSFVPGTLLAIFWLHHMLRLAKFRWEIMWVPLGPLCGAGVCLYVDNLLNGSSEEVRKLRGYMYAYKAY, from the exons ATGCAGAAGCTCGcgagaaaattgagaaaatcGGCGGGGGATGTGGATGACGACGACGACTACTCTCTTCCAACTCGGGACGACTCCCGTCCGATTGACGTACAAG AGCAAGAGGAATTAGTCCGGTCCCTGGAGAAGATTCACGCCCAACAGTCTCTTATATGGAGG TATCATGCATACTTCATGTATGAGATCGACTCAGGGAGCATTGTAGCTGCAG AGCTGGTAGCTGTTCTCATATGTTTAATGATCATCACTGGCCTTATGCATAACTCAAAACGCCATCATCTTTGGCTTTGGTACTCATTTGTCCCTGGTACATTATTGGCAATCTTCTGGTTGCACCACATGCTGAG GTTGGCAAAGTTTAGATGGGAAATCATGTgggttcctttggggccattgTG TGGAGCAGGAGTCTGCCTTTATGTGGACAATTTACTCAATGGTTCCTCTGAAGAAGTCAGGAAACTTCGCGGATATATGTATGCTTACAAGGCTTACTAA
- the LOC130988513 gene encoding uncharacterized protein LOC130988513, with translation MAFPILNLSRTSLKTFVFTALVNMSANCSSDRMKGSSMIPLSSFSLMKCRSISTCLVLSCCTGFSDILIAALLSQKSRLPLLGGKPISVSNLRSHRISVIPLFTPLNSASALDRATTFCFLLLHVTKFPPTKIPDNSQSCLHMLLLGFVHKLTYYSNCICDVGPCMGEIDEFPNKALVYTRVAQFLQVSQGHTFFVSGRFPFSTLKSQFQGSTSEIQGLSFQIPGTSFSSGLLSLQHRLL, from the exons ATGGCATTTCCGATACTTAACTTGTCCAGAACTTCTCTGAAGACTTTTGTGTTTACAGCCTTAGTCAATATGTCAGCCAACTGTTCATCCGATCGTATGAAAGGAAGTTCAATGATCCCACTATCGAGCTTTTCTTTGATGAAATGCCGATCGATCTCCACGTGTTTGGTCCTGTCGTGTTGTACGGGATTTTCAGATATACTAATCGCAGCTTTATTGTCACAGAAGAGCCGACTTCCCCTTCTTGGAGGAAAGCCAATCTCTGTGAGCAATCTCCGAAGCCACAGGATTTCAGTTATCCCACTTTTTACTCCTCTGAATTCTGCCTCTGCACTTGATAGGGCCACTACTTTCTGTTTTTTGCTTCTCCATGTGACCAAATTTCCTCCAACGAAG ATACCGGACAATTCTCAAAGCTGCCTCCATATGCTCCTTCTGGGGTTTGTGCATAAACTGACTTACTATTCCAACTGCATATGTGATGTCGGGCCGTGTATGGGAGAGATAGATGAGTTTCCCAACAAGGCGCTG GTTTACACTCGAGTAGCCCAGTTTCTGCAAGTAAGTCAAGGACATACTTTCTTTGTCTCAGGAAGATTCCCTTTTTCGACCTTAAAATCTCAATTCCAAGGAAGTACTTCAGAGATCCAAGgtctttcatttcaaattccAGGAACAAGTTTTTCTTCAGGTTTACTATCTCTTCAACATCGTCTCCTGTGA